Proteins found in one Herbiconiux sp. A18JL235 genomic segment:
- a CDS encoding alpha/beta hydrolase, which translates to MTLNPLLRDALAGVGDWNDYERVLGALTEGYRPPPVEVETRSLAGPHGAVPLRLYRSDRSGERMPGLLWVHGGGFTGGSVDMPEADVVARELAHRADALVVTVDYRLAGPGTLFPAGLDDVQAAWLWLADHATELGVDPARLQLGGCSAGGNLAVAAARRERDAGRRVPAGLLLGYPTLHFPTPASEGLGVEELPEILRFTPEHNLAILQGYLGRIHDIPADVMPGHGSVEGLPPTHLALGGVDELRASGELFARQLRSVGGRVVVDVAEGLPHGHLNIPPVPALPEIERSLARLAESLRRGVAA; encoded by the coding sequence ATGACACTGAACCCGCTCCTCCGTGACGCGCTGGCCGGAGTCGGCGACTGGAACGACTACGAACGCGTCCTCGGCGCCCTCACCGAAGGCTACCGCCCCCCGCCGGTCGAGGTGGAGACCCGTTCCCTCGCGGGCCCCCACGGCGCCGTCCCGCTCCGCCTGTACCGCTCCGACCGCTCGGGGGAACGGATGCCCGGTCTGCTCTGGGTGCACGGGGGAGGCTTCACCGGGGGCTCGGTCGACATGCCGGAGGCCGACGTCGTGGCCCGCGAGCTCGCCCACCGCGCCGACGCGCTCGTGGTCACGGTCGATTACCGGCTCGCAGGGCCCGGCACCCTCTTCCCGGCCGGTCTCGACGACGTGCAGGCCGCGTGGCTCTGGCTCGCCGACCACGCCACCGAGCTGGGCGTCGATCCGGCCCGCCTGCAGCTCGGCGGCTGCTCTGCCGGCGGCAACCTCGCCGTCGCCGCGGCTCGGCGCGAACGCGACGCCGGCCGCCGGGTGCCCGCCGGGTTGCTGCTCGGCTATCCCACCCTGCACTTCCCGACCCCCGCGAGCGAAGGTCTCGGGGTCGAAGAGCTGCCCGAGATCCTCCGCTTCACCCCCGAGCACAACCTCGCCATCCTGCAGGGGTACCTCGGGCGCATCCACGACATCCCCGCCGACGTCATGCCGGGGCACGGGTCGGTGGAGGGTCTGCCGCCGACCCACCTGGCGCTCGGCGGGGTCGACGAGCTGCGCGCCTCGGGCGAGCTGTTCGCCCGGCAGCTGCGCTCGGTGGGCGGGCGTGTCGTCGTCGACGTCGCCGAAGGGCTCCCGCACGGGCACCTCAACATCCCGCCCGTGCCCGCGCTGCCGGAGATCGAGCGCAGTCTGGCGCGGCTCGCGGAATCGCTCCGCAGGGGCGTGGCTGCATGA
- a CDS encoding family 78 glycoside hydrolase catalytic domain, with protein sequence MSWTARFISSRDEGTAAPLFRREVVLPTGHGEVVSAVLRLAAHGVCEASIDGRPVSDELLAPGWTSYEWRTRYSEHDVTERVRGERFAIGIRVGNGWYRGRLGWEGARALYGSRLAVIAELRIRFADGHHHLVATDSEWRTSTGETIADDLYDGQRIDARRARPGWDRPGFDDSEWAHVEELPSDTSELVASTVPPVRRLREIAPASIAPSPSGRMIADFGEDIVGWVRVTVSGAAGSRITVRHAEVLEEGELAIRPLRSARATDEYTLSGGIDVFEPTFTFHGFRYAEIEGWPGWPAGSASDRVAADVATGLTAVVVGSDLPRIGRFSCSDPELTRLHENVVRSAQGNFLSLPTDCPQRDERLGWTGDIAVFAPTAAFLFDAQAFLADWLRDLALEQQANGGVVPYVVPDLFRHTGIPPALEPFDATAVWGDAAAWVPWALWQAYGDPAVLREAYPSMAAHARRVRSLLSADGVWDAGFQFGDWLDPTAPPDDPMAAAADPGVVATASAYRTARILSETAAVLGRSGDVAEFEAQAEALRAAFRRLFVSDRTITSDCATVYSLAIVFGLLDDDQLGWAGDRLAESVAASGHRISTGFAGTPFVLDALTLTGHLDDAYRLLLQRECPSWLYPVTLGATTIWERWDSMLPNGAVNPGEMTSFNHYAFGAVADWMHRSIGGLAPAEPGYRRILVEPRVGGGISWAETSLETPLGRASVRWELEGERAHLAVVVPPGSTALLRVGDLERELAGGSHELTVPVSPSVSAAAAPVPAPNPASLNSPRPVA encoded by the coding sequence ATGAGCTGGACGGCGCGGTTCATCTCGTCGCGCGACGAGGGCACGGCCGCCCCGCTGTTCCGGCGCGAGGTCGTGCTGCCGACAGGTCACGGCGAGGTCGTCTCGGCGGTGCTGCGGCTCGCGGCGCACGGGGTCTGCGAGGCGAGCATCGACGGTCGCCCGGTCTCCGACGAACTGCTCGCACCCGGGTGGACGAGCTACGAGTGGCGCACGCGGTACTCCGAGCACGACGTGACCGAGCGCGTACGGGGCGAAAGGTTCGCGATCGGCATCCGCGTCGGCAACGGGTGGTATCGCGGTCGCCTCGGCTGGGAGGGGGCCCGCGCGCTCTACGGGAGTCGGCTCGCCGTGATCGCGGAGCTGCGCATCCGCTTCGCCGACGGGCACCACCACCTCGTCGCCACCGACTCGGAATGGCGCACCTCGACGGGTGAGACCATCGCTGACGACCTCTACGACGGTCAGCGGATCGACGCCCGGCGCGCCCGGCCCGGCTGGGACCGTCCCGGGTTCGACGACTCGGAGTGGGCCCACGTCGAGGAACTACCCTCCGACACGTCGGAGCTGGTGGCCTCGACGGTTCCGCCGGTGCGTCGTCTGCGCGAGATCGCCCCCGCCTCGATCGCCCCGAGCCCGAGCGGCCGGATGATCGCCGACTTCGGGGAGGACATCGTCGGGTGGGTTCGGGTGACCGTCTCGGGGGCTGCCGGATCGCGCATCACCGTCAGGCACGCCGAGGTGCTTGAAGAGGGTGAGCTCGCGATCAGACCGCTGCGTTCGGCCCGCGCCACCGACGAGTACACGCTGAGCGGGGGAATCGACGTGTTCGAGCCCACCTTCACGTTCCACGGCTTTCGCTACGCCGAGATCGAGGGGTGGCCGGGTTGGCCCGCGGGGTCGGCCTCCGACCGGGTCGCGGCAGACGTCGCCACAGGTCTCACCGCTGTCGTCGTGGGTTCCGATCTGCCACGCATCGGGCGGTTCTCCTGCTCCGACCCGGAGCTCACCCGGCTGCACGAGAACGTGGTGCGGAGCGCGCAGGGCAACTTCCTCTCCCTCCCCACCGACTGCCCGCAGCGCGACGAACGACTCGGCTGGACGGGAGACATCGCGGTCTTCGCCCCGACGGCGGCGTTCCTGTTCGACGCGCAGGCCTTCCTCGCCGACTGGCTGCGCGACCTCGCCCTCGAGCAGCAGGCCAACGGCGGAGTGGTGCCCTACGTCGTGCCCGACCTGTTCCGGCACACCGGCATCCCGCCCGCCCTCGAGCCCTTCGACGCGACGGCGGTCTGGGGCGATGCGGCCGCCTGGGTGCCGTGGGCGCTGTGGCAGGCCTATGGCGACCCCGCGGTCCTCCGCGAGGCCTACCCGTCGATGGCCGCGCACGCCCGCCGGGTGCGTTCGTTGCTCTCGGCCGACGGGGTCTGGGATGCGGGGTTCCAGTTCGGCGACTGGCTCGACCCGACGGCGCCTCCCGACGACCCGATGGCGGCGGCAGCCGATCCCGGGGTGGTGGCGACCGCTTCGGCCTATCGCACCGCGCGCATCCTCTCCGAGACGGCGGCCGTGCTCGGGCGCTCCGGTGACGTGGCGGAGTTCGAGGCGCAGGCCGAAGCGCTCCGGGCCGCGTTCCGCAGGCTCTTCGTCAGCGACCGCACCATCACGAGCGACTGCGCCACGGTGTACTCGCTCGCGATCGTCTTCGGTCTCCTCGACGACGACCAGCTCGGCTGGGCGGGCGACAGGCTCGCCGAGTCGGTGGCCGCCTCCGGCCACCGCATCTCGACCGGATTCGCCGGGACACCCTTCGTGCTCGACGCCCTCACCCTCACCGGGCACCTCGACGACGCCTACCGGCTGCTGCTGCAGCGGGAGTGCCCGTCGTGGCTCTACCCGGTGACCCTCGGGGCGACGACCATCTGGGAACGCTGGGACAGCATGCTCCCGAACGGCGCGGTGAACCCCGGTGAGATGACGAGCTTCAACCACTACGCGTTCGGAGCCGTCGCCGATTGGATGCACCGGTCGATCGGCGGGCTCGCACCGGCGGAGCCCGGGTACCGCCGCATCCTCGTCGAACCTCGCGTCGGCGGGGGCATCTCCTGGGCCGAGACCTCACTCGAGACGCCCCTCGGACGCGCGTCGGTGCGGTGGGAGCTCGAGGGAGAGCGGGCGCACCTCGCGGTCGTGGTGCCGCCCGGCTCGACAGCGCTGCTGCGCGTCGGCGACCTCGAGCGCGAGCTGGCGGGCGGCAGCCACGAGCTCACCGTGCCGGTGTCCCCATCCGTGTCGGCGGCGGCGGCGCCCGTGCCCGCGCCGAACCCTGCGTCGTTGAACTCGCCGCGGCCGGTCGCCTGA
- a CDS encoding LacI family DNA-binding transcriptional regulator, whose product MLVELIQMCKDGRSTNRMHQESGKMAEETPTSIADVATRARVSVGTVSNALNHPERVSTATLRRVRAAIDELGWTPSGRARKAPGRLETMGVVLVDASSSRAAVLEGIQERIRRTDVEALTAFTDGDRERLLGALNAFERLGMHSIILESGEGTDQLAESLTSRGTAVVIAGASSSSRLSAAAVDDDAACRLVVEHLLTGGRRRIVLAHDGREPVRSAGRAAAARAAASDSGFDPDAVLIEQVLPGVGAAGGRAGSEFLLDRRVQFDALVFPDDSAAIGAWQNLVEHDRAVPGEVAVVGCGDSPESAALGITTVRLPLHAVGYHCAEMLLTQRRDPRTARLKQVLPVDLVIRNSSR is encoded by the coding sequence ATGCTAGTTGAACTAATTCAAATGTGCAAGGATGGACGCAGCACGAACCGGATGCACCAGGAGAGCGGGAAGATGGCTGAAGAAACACCGACGTCGATCGCCGATGTCGCCACACGCGCCCGAGTCTCCGTCGGCACGGTCTCAAATGCTTTGAACCATCCTGAACGCGTCTCGACCGCCACCCTGCGCCGGGTGCGCGCTGCGATCGACGAGCTGGGCTGGACGCCGTCGGGGCGCGCCCGCAAGGCGCCGGGGCGGCTGGAGACCATGGGCGTGGTGCTCGTCGACGCCTCGTCGTCGCGGGCCGCCGTGCTGGAAGGCATCCAGGAGCGCATCCGGCGCACCGACGTCGAAGCCCTCACGGCGTTCACCGACGGAGACCGCGAGCGACTGCTCGGTGCCCTGAACGCCTTCGAGCGGCTCGGAATGCACAGCATCATCCTCGAGTCAGGGGAGGGCACCGACCAGCTCGCCGAGTCGCTGACCTCCCGAGGCACGGCCGTGGTGATCGCCGGCGCCTCGAGCTCGTCGCGGCTGTCGGCGGCGGCCGTCGACGACGATGCGGCCTGCCGGCTGGTGGTCGAGCACCTCCTCACCGGCGGTCGGCGCCGCATCGTGCTGGCGCACGACGGCCGCGAGCCGGTCCGCTCGGCAGGGCGGGCGGCTGCCGCCCGGGCGGCAGCGAGCGACTCAGGGTTCGACCCCGACGCGGTGCTGATCGAGCAGGTGCTGCCCGGCGTGGGTGCGGCCGGCGGGCGCGCCGGAAGCGAGTTCCTCCTCGACCGGCGGGTGCAGTTCGACGCCCTCGTGTTCCCCGACGACTCAGCGGCAATCGGGGCCTGGCAGAACCTCGTCGAGCACGACCGCGCGGTACCGGGCGAGGTCGCCGTGGTGGGCTGCGGCGATTCCCCCGAGAGCGCGGCACTGGGCATCACGACCGTGCGACTCCCGCTGCACGCGGTCGGCTACCACTGCGCCGAGATGCTCCTCACTCAGCGCCGTGACCCCCGCACCGCCCGCCTGAAGCAGGTGCTCCCCGTCGACCTCGTGATCAGGAACTCCTCGCGATGA